Genomic DNA from Dyella humicola:
CGGCGCCACCGGTTTCGAGGCGGCCGTAGCCATTGGCGTGCAGCGCATCGAGATCTATACCGGCCCTTACGCGCACGCGTTCGCCGAGGGCAACGTACATGAAGAACTCGAACGTTGCGCCGACACCGCCCGCCGCGCACAACATGCGGGACTCGCCGTGAACGCCGGCCACGATCTAAGTCAGGCGAATCTGGGCACGTTCAAGGCCGCCATCCCCGGTCTCGCCGAAGTGTCCATCGGGCACGCGCTGATAGGCGAGGCGCTGTACGAAGGGCTGTCGACGACCGTGCGGAAATATCTGCAGATTTTGCGCTGAACATGCCACCACTACAGACGTCTAGACGTCTAAATGACGCTCGGCACCGCTGGCACTAAGCCAAAAGAAAACCCCCGCACAAGGCGGGGGTTCTCCGGGTAGTGTTACGGTGATTCCTCGCGGAATCACTGACCTTCGGTAAAACCAATCTTGGTCAGACCGTAGCTCTTCGCATCGGCCAACACGCGGGCCACATGTTCGTAAGCCACACCATCGTCCGCATTGATCTGCAGCTCAGGCTGGTTGCTCTGCGAAGCGATCACCGCGATCTGCGCCTTGAGGCCCAGTTCGTCGACCGGCGTATCGTTCCAGTACAACGCACCCGACTGGTCGATCTTCAAACGGATCGGATCCGGCGGATTTTCCGGCTGAACCACATTCGGGTTCGGCTGCGGAAGATCGATCTTCACCTTATGGGTAAGCATCGGAGCCGTGATCATGAAAATGATCAGCAGCACCAACATCACGTCGACCAGCGGCGTGACGTTGATGTCAGCCATCGGGCCCTTGCCACTTCCAGAACTGAATGCCATGACTGTTACTCCTTGCCGGTCGTGATGAAACCGACATGGACCATGCCTTGATCCTTGGCGTCGCCGAGGACCTTCTTCACGATCTTGTATTCCGTGGTCTTGTCCGCGCGAATCTGGAGTTCCGGCTGCGGGGCTTTCGCCGCCGCAACCGCAAACTGGGCCTTCAGTTCAGCCTCGGTGACTTCGACGTCACTGAGGTACATCGTGCCATCCGCCTTCACGGCCAGATCCATGGGCTCCACCGGCTCCGAATCCGCGACTTTCGGATTGGCAGTCGGCAGTGCGACCGTGATTCGATGGGACATCAGCGGAGCCGTGATCATGAAGATGATCAGCAGCACCAGCATCACGTCAACGAGTGGCGTGACGTTGATCTCCGACATCGGACCGCCGGCATTGCCTCCGGTGCTCATTGCCATGGGTCAATCCCTCACTTGCCTTCGACGCGTGCGCCGGTGGCGAAGAAGTCGTGCAGGTCGTGCGCGAACTCGTCGAACTGAGCGTAGGTCAGGCGATTCGAACGGTTGAAGAAGTTGTAGGCGAGCACGGCCGGGATAGCGGTGAACAGACCGAACGCGGTCATGATCAGAGCTTCACCCACCGGACCTGCCACTGCTTCCATCGATGCATTACCAGAAGCCGAGATCGAGATCAGGGCGTGGTAGATGCCCCACACGGTACCGAGCAGACCGATGAACGGTGCCGAGGAACCGACGGTGGCGAGCAGGGTCAAGCCGCCTTCCAGACGCAGGCTCTCGCGAGCCACGGCCTGACG
This window encodes:
- a CDS encoding ExbD/TolR family protein yields the protein MAFSSGSGKGPMADINVTPLVDVMLVLLIIFMITAPMLTHKVKIDLPQPNPNVVQPENPPDPIRLKIDQSGALYWNDTPVDELGLKAQIAVIASQSNQPELQINADDGVAYEHVARVLADAKSYGLTKIGFTEGQ
- a CDS encoding ExbD/TolR family protein — translated: MAMSTGGNAGGPMSEINVTPLVDVMLVLLIIFMITAPLMSHRITVALPTANPKVADSEPVEPMDLAVKADGTMYLSDVEVTEAELKAQFAVAAAKAPQPELQIRADKTTEYKIVKKVLGDAKDQGMVHVGFITTGKE